Proteins from a genomic interval of Dama dama isolate Ldn47 chromosome 1, ASM3311817v1, whole genome shotgun sequence:
- the BDNF gene encoding brain-derived neurotrophic factor, translating to MTILFLTMVISYFGCMKAAPMKEANLRAQGSLAYPGVRTHGTLESMNGPKVGSRGLTSSSSLADTFEHVIEELLDEDQKVRPSEENNKDADMYTSRVMLSSQVPLEPPLLFLLEEYKNYLDAANMSMRVRRHSDPARRGELSVCDSISEWVTAADKKTAVDMSGGTVTVLEKVPVSKGQLKQYFYETKCNPMGYTKEGCRGIDKRHWNSQCRTTQSYVRALTMDSKKRIGWRFIRIDTSCVCTLTIKRGR from the coding sequence ATGACCATCCTTTTCCTTACTATGGTTATTTCATACTTCGGTTGCATGAAGGCTGCCCCCATGAAAGAAGCCAACCTCCGAGCACAAGGCAGCTTGGCCTACCCAGGTGTGCGGACCCATGGGACTCTGGAGAGCATGAATGGGCCCAAGGTGGGTTCAAGAGGCCTGACGTCCTCGTCGTCGTTGGCCGACACTTTTGAACACGTGATCGAAGAGCTGTTGGACGAGGACCAGAAAGTTCGGCCCAGCGAGGAAAACAATAAAGACGCGGACATGTACACCTCCCGGGTGATGCTCAGCAGTCAAGTGCCTTTGGAGccccctctcctcttcctgctGGAGGAATACAAAAATTACCTGGATGCCGCGAACATGTCCATGAGGGTCCGGCGCCACTCGGACCCCGCCCGCCGCGGGGAGCTGAGCGTGTGTGACAGCATCAGCGAGTGGGTGACCGCAGCGGATAAAAAGACTGCAGTGGACATGTCGGGCGGGACGGTCACGGTCCTTGAAAAGGTCCCCGTCTCGAAAGGCCAGCTGAAGCAGTACTTCTACGAGACCAAGTGCAATCCCATGGGTTACACGAAGGAGGGCTGCAGGGGCATAGACAAGAGGCACTGGAATTCCCAGTGCCGAACTACGCAGTCGTACGTGCGGGCCCTCACCATGGATAGCAAAAAGCGCATTGGCTGGCGGTTCATACGGATAGACACTTCTTGTGTGTGTACACTGACCATTAAGAGGGGAAGATAG